Genomic DNA from Cloeon dipterum chromosome 3, ieCloDipt1.1, whole genome shotgun sequence:
TTTTATGTCTTGTTCAAGAGTGTGCAGACTTTCAACTTAATTCACGACGAGACTCGGAAACAGTTTTTCTCGCCGTATaagataaattgaatttgctctAGTGCTTATCTTTCTGAAGTTtggttgatttttcaattttcatctttgAGTCCTTTTAAAACACTTGAAGGTTTTTTTGTAGAGAAACACTGATAGagcttttatttaatgatgatatttatttcgttcaacgaaccaaaatattttttttaaaaataattttgcattggtTTTACTGTTCCAAagtgttttttaatataaaataaatttaacatttaaaatcattacattggacaagaaaaaatacaaaaaatatctctgcgttaactaaaaataaatattttgttccaaGAAGTAATCTAAAACTTGGCAATAATTCAGACATACATTTTGCTCTGCTTGTGTTTTTCCCCCGAAAAGAATTTTACCGACTGACCTTTGGATTGCGCGGGCGGAGATCTTTTGCCGTAGCGACTGTTGATGAAGAATTTATCCGCCCTGGGCTGCACGTTTCCCTTGGGCCGGCCGCCGCTCCACAGACGAGCCATGTTGCCTGCTACGCACACGCTCTTGTTACTTATTATATCGCCGGAATTCcgcaaacttttaattaaaccgtCTGCTCAACATGGTTTTGCGGACCAAATTGAtgacgatttaaaaataaataagaataacTTTATCTTGCTTAAATAATATGACTTTAAAGGGGATGAAAAAGTTTCTTGTCCTttaattttgggaaatttttatgaaaatcttaatttatttcgactTTCAATTTGCCTCCGTCATctgcttggaaaaattattaaaatatggcTAATTTTTAGAccaattgaaagaaaacatgttttaaaacttttaaaattaattttttataggcagtgaaagttttattaatttgattaatttatttttttaattaagtcgtcctggtcccggcaaaattgcgtaactttcaacaaccaaacgcgaatttccttgttgcaagaaaaggtcaacaatcaattcgacaatgaaaatttgggtgtttgttgaacgttgcgcaattttgccgggaccaggacgaagtGCTACATTAAAGGACCTTTTAAcacttaaatatttgaattcttttgaaattgtgTCAAAAAATCTCTTAATTCCATAGagactcaaattaaaaaggctcTAAAGGAAGGCATCGTAGAATTTCatcgaaattttagattatttcTACAGACCCATAGGACCGGGAATGCGTTTCCCGTATCGCGAGTTGGTGAAGAAGAGCTGCTTGGCGTCCGCCGCGTTCTGTCTGCCGTAGCGCGTGAACGTCCGGAACTGCTGGTGTTGCTGCTGATCGCCGGACGCCTCGGACACCACCACCACAGACACCACCACCAACACCCACCACGACAGCACCAACCGCATCTTCGCTCTTCAAACTGCAACTAGAAAATTACAGCATCTTGagaattagatttaaaaaaattattttgaaatataaaaatacagagttaaataaataaaaatatttaatcgtcgaataaaattaacttcaaatttaaattgaaaatcccttttgcaaatatttttttttaatatttttaatctaacaACAATTGGTCGATTATACTCATTGTTGGCCGTGGATTTTTGACACCTTAATTACGTTTTGTGAAAAAAGCTCGCAATCACCTCAATAATAAGATCAAGTTACAGATTTCgtggattttcttttaagtttctgcaacaaatacatttttcctttttttttaaagaggaatgataatgcaaaagcctggaaaaagcttgttgccaatgcataaactcatccctaaggattcaattaaagccaaattgacctaagaagcactgtatttttttgaaaaaattggctggaaagttgccgtgcttttcaaatggtaacggctgtctctttacttgaaatccgattttatttcaaaaccaagagtttctccaaaaagtggcatacaccgttggacagatctcgacgagaggaatcgaaatatgccaagaaaatatgttcaagcactgtaaattttggagaaacttagcaaaatttgaatttttactgtcggaaggtccatttttattattgcaaattgttgaacaaattgtttatcggccaattgtttaaggcatccaacaattcaaataattttcaattgttgcccagtatcattccacttcaaatttatttattttttaatgcgttgcttaagaggaaatttttttaaatctatatattTGGAATTGCAGACACACATTAACTTCAATGAACAGGACCATCTCCTTGCAGTatctttaaaactttttacgAGTTTTCTTCTATTTCTGTTTGTGCTCTGCAAAGgtaggaaaatgcaaaaaatcaattatgtcACCATCAGCAAGCATCATATATGTATATAGTCTTTATGTGTCTTTGGCTCTTAGTCGCGGTCGTCCGTGTCCTGTCCTTTGACGGATTGTGACTTATTCCGCTCTAATTGCCGCTAATCGAGAGACCCTTCAAAGAGAGCACTTTCCTCCTTTGCAGCATCTTTCCCGCCAGCCGCTTCTGCACATCTAAACGTGAATGACGACCTAATTATGCTTGCACAAAACCGCAAACGGGATAGGCAATGCGCACAACATATCTGTCCAACCGGTTGCATAGCTCTAAATCTTTATTTGGCGCAAAAATTCcatgtataaattttaaatttctctaattattcaaataaaccACTTCTTCCATGATTATTTATAAGGTTAATTGATTGAGTAATGCCGAAGGAGCAAACGTTTATAGATATGATAGAAATTTGAGGTGCATgtagttataaaaaaaataagaaaaattagtttattaaatattttaaatataaattcgagtgcaaaatgttttatcataagtatttctttattaaagtaattacaaaattgtgtttataaTGCGTCTaggcagtaaaataaaaaatgtaaggaatatttgcaaatttggtAAAGTTTTGATGGCAGATCCTGACAATGagttctttaataaatttgaattttaatcgagGAAAAATCTATTACTGATTTTTATAGATGTTTGtaaactcttttttaaaatataaatattaatggttAAAACATTTACTAACAATGTCAGAGttgaagcttaaaaaattgttgttatttGAGCACCAGAACCTTTAGAATTGATTTGTACTAAAAAAAGAGAATCTGCATCACGCAAACAAATTAACCAAAAGaccattttatgaaatatccattaaataatttcctttctaAATAAACTTTCATTGAAGTAAGGAAAAgtaaaagaatttgaatccgtggcaaaaaaaatcgataacaTTGGAAAGGGCAGGTGCAAACTGCAAACAGCGATTAATCATGTATGATCaggtgttaaattaatttttttctccccGTTCTCTGTGTGTACGCTTGCTCCTTGCTTGCGGTGACAGACATCAGTCTTCTTCTCGGATCGGAGGTGCAGCAATTCTCGCTTGTTTGCACCTGGGGTGACGGGCCAAAGAGCaggctgtaaaaattaatggcgTCTCTCTCGTCGCCGCGTTGATTTTAATCCGTCTGTTTGCGCACGGGCCGACTCGATTACACGCGGCTTTCCCAGCGGCAAACATTTGTCCTCCTGCTAATGCACTCCCCCGCGCTGCAGATCAAATGTGCCATTTCATCTCTTCTCGGCCAGCCGCGCCGGAAgggcaattaatttatatctcCATCAGCCGAAACCGAAACCGaagccgacgacgacgacaccGCCGCCGCGATTCTCTCATTTTTTGGTCGCGAAGGAGACATTGAAACTCACTCAAAAAGCACAAATGAAATCTAGATTAGTCTACAAGCTCGATGACACGGACTTTTTTGCCCCCTTGATCTtaaagcagcaattttttttaccaatttcttgcgcaggAAATGAATTTGTAGCGGTtgctcccactcctttttcatttttagtctagggtattgttattaatgattgttagaaattcgttaatgcaacagagagagagattttgaatttaaattagttttcgccggacacacgagccaacaagtcgcatcttaaagtggaatgatactgggcaacaatagaaatttatttaaattgttggatgccttaaacaattgatcgataaacaatttgttcaacaatttgcaataattaaaaaggaccttcctacagtaaaaattcaaattttgccaattttctccaaaatttacagttctcgaacatattttcttggcatattccaattcctctcgtcgagatctgtccaacggtgtatgccacttattgggcaaactcttggttttgaaattaaatcggatttcaagtaaggagacagccattaccatttgaaaagcacgctaactttccagccaattttctcaaaaaatgacagtgcttcttaggtcaatttaggctttaactgaatcctaagggatgagtttattcattggcaacaagcattttccaggcttttccagtatcattcctctttaagagttccgagcgtttaattgtgaaggacccggctcaatcgggtaaattcttttcttatttaaattgttcttcaagtcaattctcttaaattgaTAATCCTAAAGTCGAATATCAATTCTGTTTAAAGGtctgtagcggtacaacaacgcggtgctgctttttgttggacaccaacaattgtcggcggtttgaattattgtaattttgcattattgtttaacagcagtagaaagatgattttaaaataagaattcagttttcgtccgtcagccacacggtgctgacgtgattcgtttaattgagcagaacccgattcaaaggggtgagtccaacagTCAGTTagaaaaaagaatttgtaactcattattgaaaaacaatttcagttcttgtacttTATTAagtgtccgatcggatttcctACTGTAACCAAATTCGTcaatctgaattcatcggtcttcatcattttcaTCCCTCTTCATTccccaaaaatttattccattttcccgtgtaaaaatctaaaatttgcggtcggagtggtcaaatTTTCCTCTACTCTGCCGACTTTTTCTATcaaactgcaatttttctgcctcaatttctccaattttttatatccagattaacaaaattatttaaaactgaggtgcaaacatttcCTGCGTGAAACTggttaaaactaattttttacaaccctgatttgaacattttacagtttttaaaataaatttgtaatttaatttcaaaccacTGTAATAACGGCATTTCACGCGGCTTGGAAGCTGATTCTGGCTCATGTAATCCGATTAACGCAgccaatttttccatttttattcagcGATGTTGAACATTACTTCAGCGTCCCACGCGGAGCATGAttccaattttcaattcaaatagGCTTTCTGACATTTTTCCTCTCCATTCAATTTACTTctctcataaataaaaaatgatgctCTCCATTAAGAACTTTGTGACGCGCGCGTGTCCTTCgcagaaaaacaaacattaatcCAGTTTTTCCGGGTCAAAGTAAGAAGGGCGAGCGGCTTCTTTGGGATTTCACTCTCTCTGACACTCCTACAAAAAATTAGGTcgcaaaaagagcaaaagaaacaaattttaaaatataattttctattctGTATTCAGGAGCTAAAATTGTTGtcctgaatttttttcctttgcgGTAAACCTGGCATCAAACTACCTGCCTTTGCAGTGGTGaagcttgaaataaattgaaattaatttgaggcTCAAAACGAGGCCTGCATTTATTCCCATctctataattaaaattaattcagctcCATGCTGCATAACAGTGCACACGGTGTTTCGATTTGTTGTTGAAAAGTGGCGAAtcgaattaattgaaaataatgaccAGCCGGTGCAGTGTAATTACGTGCACATTAAATTACGCGTTAATTACACGAGGAAAACGAGTTTCGTGCTGCCGGCAGCGGCCGAGAAAAgagcctttttaatttgccattGTGTTTCTGCGGTGTCTTTTGAGAAGAGAGACAGAGATTTAATGGCGGATGATAATGCTCGCCTCATCGGCCGTTAATTAAAAGCCAAAGAGCGCACTTAACTGCCCACCTACCTGGCCTCCCACCCGCGACTGCTATGCACTTTTAATTACACGCACAAACGCCCTTTGTTTCAGGTGGCTTTATCGATTAATCGCGGCGTGAAACGTAAATATTTCTGTCATAAAACACGCCAAATGatcgttttaatttggtttcgAACCGTAAAATTGTAcagtagaatttttaataactattTATTATCTGTTGGgtttgaaaagaataaataattttatttccaatggAATTTTCCTcagttttctttcaatttactGATGGATAATTTTAACCTTGATTTAATATATCATCTAAAAATAGGGAAAAGAGcttaaattttcctattcCAATCTACATGAAAATTGGCTccaaagtttcaaaaaatgttaattattagaaaaaaccAAGAAAATCGTTCTGATTTAACTATTGACAAGTGAAGAGAATAGAAATTCGCCCTGGTAGCGGCAAAatcgcgcaactttcaacaaccaaacgcaaGTTTCCATGTTGCAAGAAAGGGCCAACAATCAATttgagaatgaaaatttaattgtttgttgaaatttgtgcaattttacCGCGACTTTTAACTATTGCTCAATTCAACAAACGATAGAGcctaacaattaaataaatttaaaggttacgtcttttaaatattttattcatatatgTAGTTAAAAcagttagaaaaataattttaaagcaaattttggtGATGAAAATTCGGATCAAAGCTGGGTGTAAGGCTAAAGGACACTTTTTCGTAAAAGTAATTGTTGATTGATATTCAGGAGACATATTTGGTTCTTTCTCTTGCTTAAAATAACTGCTTGGCAAAAAATCTAGcctaaattcatattttatcgGCTTTTAAGAAgttataaaagaaatttaatagcaatttttaacaatttttgtgtGACTATAGAACATAATTTATTCCCAAGAGTTTCTGTCATCTCTTCCTGTCTTTTATTTTAGGCTTTTGAACGGGAAAATCTGTAGCCAATAGCTTTAAATCCTTTCGTTTCGCATTTCAAAGAAGCTTGATCACAACTTTGTGTTCCCCACCGATATCCGCTCAAAGAGAATCGCCAATGGAGCGGAGACCACGctcaaagtaaataaaaagcatcgTGCGTAATGATGGAGAagagctgaaaattatatcCGAAAAGGAGGCTCGtgtattaacttttaaaaggtaaaaaaatgattacgctttgtttaaatttacattgcgTAAAGGCTCATAGAAAAGCTATTATGTTTTCAATATTGTTGCGCAACACgaagcaaattaatatatcaTGCAAGTGAAAGATCAAAACCTCGACTGAACTTTCTCTAATTGATCAATTGCGAAAGCAGAGAATTAATTTCTCGTTTGCGCCCATTATTGAATCTTTCGAAACTGCGCGAAACCCTAACAATGAACGGAAACCCGCAAGTCGAAGGCAAGTTGCAAATCGTTATTTGAAGCAGCTCCCTGGCAATGGCAACTATTCCGATCGCACTGAAGTTTcgcaaggaaaaaaatatcaacagcGCGTCCTTTGTTGCGTCGAGCGCTCAATTTGAATGTTAATCACGGCGTGCTATAGCAGCTTTGAGCCGCGACGGAGCTTTGTAACACACTCGCTGGTGTTGCCGGTTTTCAGAAACAACACACTGCTTCGAAATGAGGCCACTTTACACTCCCAAAAAAAGGCGAGAATTTTCAATGCAGTTATTTTCTTTCGATCTGattcagaaaatataaaacagaTTTAGGagatctgaattttaaaagattgttCGCGTGcgtgttacattttttttgttagaaatttaaattgatttttttaaaagattaaaataggattttgcATGGTTTTTCCTTAATATGGACCAAAAGATAAAACGCACTCAACATTTTGAGTTGATTTTTATGATTCTACGGGAGAAATACTATTTTTAGAGATGGTTTGCAAGCCGAATGAGACCTCTTTTTCCTATTTGTGCTATTTCGGAGctaagaaaatttaacattaaaggCTTTAAGGTTTCAGAATAATGGTTAAGGTCAAATAAATCGGGAATTTCCTTATTTAGTCTGAAACTTTTCTCAAGATCCTCAGAAGccagacaattatttttttaaatagcattcaatttttactggtAAAATTGGTTAACTCTCTGATTTTGATTACAAAACCAACAAGATTGAAAAATCACACGactaaataaaagaaaattgagtgattttgagctgatttattttatgaactCTGGCAATGGTTAAATACAACCAGAATTCTACATACGGaccattttcttttcttgaaccaacagattaaaaaaagaatcctaaaataaatctttaatgCAACATACGGCAATTTAGTCtacgtgtttttaattaaagcattttCAGGCCTCAAAATGCAacgaaaatgtgaaatttaacgTGGCCCAAAGCCATCTATGTAAATTTAGCgttcgtttaaatttaaatctgaataCACTGAAAATATATTCCAGGTGGATTGACAAAGGGcatcatttgaaattcatatAATGACTACAAATagcattaaacaaaatttttatattcaatatttttatcaacaatttgcaataatcaagTCAGGGAAGAGTATAAAAGGTAAATTTCCGTTTTGAcgaatttttcggaaaaatttagtttgattttgattcatcGGTGCGTGTAAATGGTCAATTTTGCTACTAGAGTGAAACAGATTACAATTTTACAGTAAGGAGTCATCGCTCACCCTTGATAGGAATACAAACTTTCAGGTGTTGCTGATTTTCTCTTCCCAAggtaaatttttctataatgAGATCCTCTTTAAACTCCCAACTGACTAAACCCGGTTGTCAGTTAAGTTTTAATCAAAGGGAAGAGAAGATTCCTTATTCGAACAATTCCCTAGGTTAGCAGGCAATTCCAGGAAGAAGCCGAAGATGACTTactttgaaaaagaaaattgatcgGAAAATACTCACGGAGGAGGCTGCTGGCAGGCTGGTCGGTCAGCGCGTCGCGTCTCTGGCAGCTGCGGCGGGTCTAGCGGTCGGAGGGCGCGCGTCCAGATTTTTAAGCGTGCGTCGGCATGCGCCCCTAACAGGTGGGCGTCGCGTGCGCCGCATCCCCAGGGCGCCACCGCGCGGCGCGCACCCCTCGCGTCCGATATCTTTCTTCTCTCCCTCAGCATCAATCGGCGGCGTGAGTGTGAGTGGGCACACCTGCGGCTTCGAATCAAAGCCTAATTAACCGCTGCCGACGAGACACGTGATTCCGAATTCAATTCAGATACTTTTGCTTGCGCACATCAAACGGCGCGGTAATTAATTAGCTTCGCCTCAAGACAATAATTCTGTTCCGACACGTTGCGCGTGTCCATTGTTAACCAATCCATGCAGCAAAGACGGATATAgcttcaaattatttgtttcctgCAAGAAAATAGTGCAATTCGCGAGGAAATATGGTCAAATGgaactttttatttgattgggAAAATAAacgcttgaatttttatttttatcgcttATTCCAAGAACTCTAAACGAGATCTTCTTAACGGATGTATGCTTTTCAGTCGGGGAATCTAATTTTCcgtgattaataattaaattaaattatgatttttctgCAGGAGACTCTTACTTCCCGCCTTTTAAAACAGATTATATCTCACAGCAACCctttctctgaaaattttaattgcacctaattaaaatttggattaaaatacATCCCACGACGGTCTTGCAATTGGGTGGAAACGTGCGATTCGCAgtagcattttttattgttctcagAATATTATTAGCTGAtcattctaaaataatttccacgcAGAGTAGAAACACTCAGTCAGagtagtaaaattaaaacttttaaaattattttaaagcgtttataaatatattgtaTTATTTAGCCTATCACTCTAATGAAAATTGACTCACTATCCGCGTGTTTCGTggcatttttactatttattttattttcgcctaTGCAAAGGGTGCTCTATATTGATGAAAAAAGGACGAAGTTGATTAAGAATGCTGTAAACAtgtagtttatattttatttgagctaTTAC
This window encodes:
- the LOC135939539 gene encoding RYamide neuropeptides-like isoform X1, giving the protein MRLVLSWWVLVVVSVVVVSEASGDQQQHQQFRTFTRYGRQNAADAKQLFFTNSRYGKRIPGPMAGNMARLWSGGRPKGNVQPRADKFFINSRYGKRSPPAQSKEEFYPLLTESPAAESQFLVCKYSGMNHLYHCLQRSEESGWSAAEAAAKEGSEESSDE
- the LOC135939539 gene encoding RYamide neuropeptides-like isoform X2, which encodes MRLVLSWWVLVVVSVVVVSEASGDQQQHQQFRTFTRYGRQNAADAKQLFFTNSRYGKRIPGPMGNMARLWSGGRPKGNVQPRADKFFINSRYGKRSPPAQSKEEFYPLLTESPAAESQFLVCKYSGMNHLYHCLQRSEESGWSAAEAAAKEGSEESSDE